The nucleotide window AGAATAGGGAAAAAAGCTCCAGCCCTTTCCACCCCTGACTGGTGACTGTGACTCACTAGCGATCTAAAATGACTGCAGTGAGCAAGCAGGGACTGAGCCGAGCTGGACCTCGCTCACGTCTTCACAGGGTTGACAGGGGAACGGcgtcctgctcctggctctcccTTGTGGCTGCCCAGAATAGCTGTGGATGTTCACCTCCATCTCAACATCCAACATCACTTCGTTCGGGCAGGTCCTCTGGGCGGACAGAGAGGCTGATTAATGTGTGGTTCATTGGCTCCGGCACCGCTGCTTGCCGGCACCCTGCTGACCTGGTGActttccctggggctgggaactGGGTGTGTAAGGAGGACAACATCCACCGTCCCCCTTCAGCTGGCTGACCGCCTGGGTTGAGGTCTGCAAGTGTCACAAGGTGTCCACCTTTGGTTTGGGAGGGATTTTATACCTTTGCTGGGCAGCCAACGCTCTCACTCTGAGGGGATCACAATACAAGGACACGCTTGGGCTTAGCAGTTACCTTCGCTGATTTTTGCTCCTCCTTTCCAAGCGCAACCTCTCAACCCCAGGGAAGGCGGAAGAGGAGCGGAGGGCGGGGTGTCACCCTCCAGACGggtccctcagcccctgcccaagCTCTGGGTGCTGCGGGTGGAGCCCCGGGCCGCCGGCGGCCCCGCGGGGGGAGCGGGCAGCGGGGCCGCACCGCCCCTGCCCCGCCCTTCGCCGGCCGCGAGGGCCGAGCCTGGAGCCGGCGGCTGCCGCATGGGTCCGGCGTGGCCGCCCCGCCGCTGGCAGCGCCCACGGGCCCGCCCGCggccggggctgctcctgctgcttgtcCGGCTGGCGCTgcccggggcggccgcgggcaGCGGGGAGGCGCCGCCAGCAGGTACTGCCCGTCCCCTCCCGGCCCCGGGGCAGGGCGGGTGCTCACAGGCCGGGGGTTCCTCAGCCCATCCCTACGGGAGCGGGGACTCGCTCCGCTCCCGCTGTCCCTGGGCCCCGaggcccccgccgccgcccaACATGGCGCTGCCCGGCTGACGGGCCGGGGCCCCTCGCCCCGCCGGCAGCTGCAGCGGAGCCGGGGCAGCCGCGGCCTGAGGCGCTTTGCCGTGTCCCCCTGTTCTCCCTCGCAGTTCGGGTCCCGCAGGACGGCCCCGCGCCGTGGCCGGGGGGGCAGGGGCGCTGGAACCGGCCCGGACGAGCCCGCACACGGACAAAGGGACCGCGGCGCACAGAGGGCGGGCGCGTCCCGCCCGCtccggcggcggggccgggagctgcctctggctgtGTGACTCCCTCTGGCTTCCTCAGCAGCTCGGGCCAGGGGAATCGGGTGCAGAACAGATCTTTTATTAACATGTTTGAGGGCAGGCAAACCCCTgaaggctgtgctcagctgtaGTAGCAATAAGGACCTCGAGAACCGGCTTCCTCCTTGCTTTGACGTTCTCGAGTCCTGGGCATCCTCCGGATTCTGCAGCACATGCTGATGGCTCCTAATTTCGAATTTCTTTGCTTGCAATCTCAGAATTTGAGATTTACTCTATGTGTGTGTCCTCCCAATAGCTAAACCCAGCGCCACCTCAGAGATACCTGTTCAGAAGCATCTCTCCTTTTGGAACACCATTGTGGAGCTGATGCAATTTCTCAAGCCGCtgttttttctcaagaaaattGCCTTAAAACTATGGGTAGTAAGAAAATACTCGCCAGCCTTGCACGTGGATGACATTGCTGTTGACACGGATGGATACTTTATCCGTAGCAGCAGGAAATCCTAAGATGCACATCTTCTGGAAGGTGTGGACGCTCTGGGCTGTGTTCTGGCCCTGCCATTTCCTCGTGCTGGATTATCCTGGTTTTACACCTGGGTAGTGCCCAgcctcacctccctgctccctcagtgACAAATAATCCTTCTGCAGCATTGTGCAAGGACTTTTGTGAAAGTGCCTGTCGAGAGGTACAGCCAGTGCTTGCCTGagtggctgtgctccctcccactGGATTTGCCATGGATGAAAATTAATCTGATGGGTAatttttccacaagaaaaaaatgcccaaaTTTTAAGGTTAAACCAGTTTAGTAGGATCATGTGTGGACAATAATTCTGTAATGCTATAATAAATCTAAGTAAGAACTATAATAAAACTGAGTAAGAACATCcacacagtatttttcattGGCTTAACTAAATTTGTTAAAAGATAATTTAGCTTAATTTCATCTTCCTTATAGAGACACAGCAGGTTTTTACCTGCAAACAGCATCTCCTTGTCTGGGTTGAGATTGCACATACCCGTTTTGTTGCTCTGAGTGCATGACAGTGTGTTAGCAGTTATTACTGAGCTTGGCTGAGACCTACATTTTCTATTCAGTAAGCTCTATGAGTCCCTCTGTTCGGATGTGTAATTATTTCCTCTATGCTTCTCTTTAATTATGTTCTTGAAACACTGTGGTAATGCACTGTAGGGTATATTTTACACATGTATATAGATCAGAATGTATCTAAAACTTTGCTCCATTAATCTTTTCGGTCCATTTCTGCTCTAAAGTGCAGTCTTAATTCTGAAGATCATCGGGGCTCATGAGGTTTCAGGAGGGTTAGAACAATTCACGTCTCTAATTCAACAATTTTTAGTGAGCTGTCAGTGTAGTTCCCTTATTACATGCCATGGCTGGACtgggacaggagaaaaaatgttctaaaaAGAAGAGTTATGTGATTTAAcatcagaaacatttctgaggGAGAAGAGTATGACTTTTGTGATCAGCAGCCGTGTCATGTGCTAAATGACTGTGTTAATATGTAAGTCTGTTTACCTGCTCAGACTCCCACAGTTGCATTCACCACTGGTACAGGGAACTCTGGTGGAGTTACACCCACTCATGCCAGCAGTGAATTTGGCCCAGAGGCCCTGTTCCAGTGCCATCAGAACACTGACGCTGAAGCCAAGCTTTTCTGGATTACATTTTGTAAAAATACCAccctgttttggtttttggtttttttttttttccccgaaGGTGTTGCAGTTTACTTTGGAACCTAAATGACTTGATTAAAAGTCCAATTTGAATTTCCATCTAAATCATATCGAACATTTTTCTGTCAGCATTTCCAACAATGAAATGGACTATAATTAGACATTTGTATTTGACACATGcctaaaattaacttttttgcTCCCCCCAGGTAAAAACTGCAGCATATTGCAGGAAATGGATGTCATCCAGAAGCAGGATGAAAACTGTTACTGCTATGTGCAAAACAGAACCATTCACTTACAGTACCTGTGGTCAACTATCCAGGTGAGAGGCTGTTCTGGGGGTCAGTTAGTACATTTCATGTGAGCTTCTCCAGCCAGTTAGCAGGATCAGGGCAGCGTCTCTATGGAATTAAATAGCTGGGACCATGATAAAATGCAGCATTATAATTCTCCAGTTGGGATGCAGTGAGGTTTGGTCTTGGCCTGAAAGTATGATGGTgccacaaaattaatttagaattgTGTGTTATTTTCTTGCACACATTTTCTCTTGATGGATCACTGTTAGCCTCTGAAACAAATGCTTCTGCCTATCACCAGCTGCCTTTATGGAACTTTTAAATCTGAGGcctgtgtgcagttctggggCTCTCTCACCACAGCACACCCAAGTGTAGGAACCAGAGGCTCATTAGATGGTAACTAAtgaacaaacagcagcagtgtgttCTCCTGAGTAGCAGAGGGTCATCTTACAAGACACACACTCAGAGATTAGTTTGAAGCAAATACAAAGCCCTTCAAGAGTGGAAGCAGTAACAGCTAAAGGAGTGAGCCAACCATCTCTTTGGCTCCTTTTCTTTCCGGAGAAGTAAGTCTCCAGACAAAGGAGggaaactgttttgttttctctgttggAGGAGGACTTTTCTCTCAGGTATAAGAAAGTGGAACATCTCTTTGTTCCCAAGACTGTTTTCCTCAGGAACATGTTGCAGGTGCTTTTATGAGTGGTAGCATCCTCCAGGTGGTAAAACCCTCCATCAGTCACACAGACTTTCCTGGAGACAGCATTTAAAAGTAGGAAGTTCAGATTTTTTCCACAGCAAACTGCTTGCTGAGACATTGTCTCCTTTCCCAGTACAAACCTGGTTTATTACCCATTGCACCACTTTTTTGCAGATAGGTCTTTGTTGTCTAGTAGGCCCTAAAGAATGTATCAGAATTCTCAGGAAAATCACCTCAACTTAGAGGATGGACAAGATCTTTTTACCAATTTGGTGGACGAAGGCACTGgaaaccagcaaaaaaaccctaaaatacCCAACAGGAAAGGGCTTCTCTTTAAATTTCTGGTTATGCtatctttcattttcctcatcCCTCTAATGTCTCCAGCATGAAAACTGCACTATAAAGAAAAGCAAGTCAAGTTTAGGAGGGGAAGGACGAGGGGTATGAACAACTCAAAAAACTAACTGTGGTCAGTCAGCAATTACTAGCTTTGTTAGAAATTTGTGTGTGGGCAACTGTCACAGTAAAACCAAATCCACTGTGCATTTGGATGGATTGAGGCCCCTCCACTGAACTTCACTGCCAGTGAGTTCTCTGAATTACCCTGTAAGGTATTAATTGTAAACAACTAATCTTTGCATAATATAAATAACCAATACTCAACAATTAAGACTGATTTTCATTACCACATGCAGTATAGCTCACAGAAGCCCACAGTGATTCTGAGCTGCTTCTCTGTgcattctgttctttgtttcCAGATCAAAGTTAACAGCAGAGAAAGGTTCCGGTTTGAGcctatttcagaaaaaaacaactgtcAGAATTCAGAAACTGTTTTTGAGTTTGTTGCATGTGCTGTTCAGATCCTCTGGAAGCCAGAGACATGTACAGAAACTTTCCTGAGCATAAAACAATATGGAGAGGacatttgtttcaaaatacaACCCTTCAAAATTGAACCATACGTTGTGCGGGTGAAAAGAGAAAGTAAGTACCAAATCTTTGAGTTCAGATTACAGATGGCTTGATATTGCCAGTGCTACTGAATGTACCATCTTTTCTGTAAGAAGCTTGGGACTTTTCTGTTGATATTTTATATAATCAGCATTTCAGATTGAATTAGTCTAAAGtcaatttctatttctttcctccttttttagTGCTAGATGGAAAgctcttgtttttgtttgtagctggaatttttctgttccattttgcAAACAGCCTGAGCAGGTGAGTACTGGCTGCTTTTGACCTTCTTTCCCAAAGCCTGTGCATCTTTGGTCTGTTTTCTAAAGAGGAAGTTCTTTGGGAAAGTGAAATAAAGAActgaatatatatttaaaacttCCTCATACCATTTGTGTTTGGACAGATTGTGACATATCTTGGAGTGCCTAACTCTGTTTATCAATCAgatgtgtttgggtttttatatCCAAACTCCCTGCACTGGGGGACACCAAGACAATCAGTCCTCAGTGGGCAAGCGTGTGGAtcagaaaagccatttttcccttttgtagACCACTGAGGATAGTTGAATGCTAAATAATGCTTATTATTAATGATGCCTTTCCTTGGGGGGAAATATTTAGGACAAAGTCATCTGGGGCCTCTTCTGCCTCCACCTTTGTGCCAGCCTTTCTTCTGATGCACAGTTTTCATAGCACATAAGGGAGGATACTCACTTGTTACAGCAAAATATAAATCCACAGCTTCAAAGCAAAGTGAGTCACAAAATAATTGTCAGGAGGCACCTCTAAAACAAGCAGAGCAGCAATAGGTTTTATAGCATTAACTCTGAATTAACATGATGGAATTTATAAATGCAtatgcttaggaaaaaaaaaaaaccttgtagGTTTGTGGAgggttttctgcattttaaattaaaataaaacttctcttGCAGTGCAGAACCATATTggttatttcattttcttctgtataCTAGAGACTGGAAGGTCAATGCAATCAGAAGTAGTGTGAGCTTTAAGAAACCCCAGCACAGTCTCTTAACCTCTAACAACTCTAGTGACCTTAATATCTGCTGGGAATTTTTCCTTACACAGATTTAATACCTGAACTGGGCCTGCTTACCATATAACTACAACTCTAACTTACAGCTGATTTAAGTTCTTATTGAACATCACTGCTGTTTTTACAAATGTTGGCATCTTAACCAATTACAAATTACACATCTCACTATATTCTCTCTTGTTCTCTTCACAGGAGTGCCAAGTTCTTTTACCTTTCTGGAGTAATACTGGGTGTTCTTGCTCTGCTAGTCTTTGTCCTGTTGACACTTAAAAGGTTTATTCCAAGGGTAAATctacatttataaaataaaataatagtaaaCATCATAAAACAAGAAGTGACAGTACAGAGCCAGATTCTGAccttgttctggttttgtggCTGGGTAACTGCACTGAAATGACTGCAGGATTGCTTGAATCAAGTAATTAGAGTTAGGTCAGAGTCAAGTTCTTTTTAGCTTCCTCCTGAGTTTAAACTGAACGGGCATTGGTGATGTACAAGACGAGTTCATTGTGAAACAtcaattattttcattgaaCTGGAGCTAAGCTTACCTTTGAACCTGTGAATCaatctaaattaaaatacagtggCAACTGAGACAGATTCTCTTCCATTCACCAAAGACAATTCATTGTAAGGCAGATGGGaatttttcctttagttttaTAAAACCTGTGCATTCCCATAATATTGCTGAGGTATGTTAATTGGGAACACAGGTCAGTAGGGTTATACTGTGACATTAGGACATGATACACAAATACAGGGATGCAGTTGCTCTGCTTGGAATTGATACTGTGTTGTAGCATGCAGAGGACTGTGCAGTTGAAGTCTCAAACCCTGTAGATCTAAAGAATTTCACATTTGTTTTTGCCTGTGAGTTCCTTTGGAAACAATGGTCCTGATTCtggcttgaatttttttttatgaagctctttttacttctttttttcttttttttttaatttctagcACAGTACCTTCTGGATTTTAATGAGTGGCTCCTGGATGGTCTCTCTctattttatttactgcttCAAAGAGAATATACAGTGGTTGTGGTCTGAACACAAAACCTACCTGTTGGGTAAGAAAATTACCAAGAAATGTGCTGCAGATTTTGGTTTAATTTAGTGGTCAGATGAATACCTGcccataaaaaaagaaaggcaagtgACTCATATAGAGTTCTATTTTCTCCTAAGCCATAGATGTTGAAATATTCTAAAGGTTCCTAATCCACTCAAACGAGTGTTTACTCACATTGTATCATTGTATAAAGAGTTTGATGTAGAGGACTAGTTCTAAGAGCAGATTTTGCTTGCATTATTTGTTCATTTACTTGCTGTTGTTACATACTTTCCCTGCAAGAGCAAAAGGGCAGCTCCTCTGGTTGCAGGTTGCTGGATGTGGGAAATGGATGCACAcattgggaatgggatgtggctgcaggggctgaCAAACCTATTGATCTGGCACCTGCCTCAACATGGTCACGTGAAGAGAATTCATGTACAGCCCACAGCATTGGCTAAAAGCTGTTCAGAGATAACCTTGTGAACTCTTGACACACTTTGGAAATAGAAAGCACATCATAAAACATCATGCAGTTGCCTGTAAGACAACACAAGAATCAGCAGGCTACActtcacagcagctgccagctttgTGAAGCAAAGTTTATAGGGGTAGTTTGCATCTTTTTCTCCATGTCCTTTTCCTATTCCTGCAGGGTATTTTCTGGCTGTTGGGATTACCAGCTTTGCCATTTGCTATCAGCGTGGGCCGCTTACCACGGAGCTCAGCATAACCTTGTTCACATGGACACTCCAATTAACAGCCTTTGTCCTGATCTACTTTGGTGTCACCATCCCTCAAGTTGCATATGCAGTCATAGCAGTCAGCCTCTGCTCCAAAGGCCTGTGTTAccccctgggtgctgcctgtCATATTGCCAGGTCTGTGTCTGTTTGTGAATGTTCAAGTCCTGGGAGAACCAGGAAATACTGGAAGCTgatcatgaaaaaaaccctacactTCAATAATGGTAATTTCTAGTACTAGTTCAGAATTTTGCCAAATGTAAAACTGCCTTAGGAAAGGTTAAAGGTGCAGagacacagaaattattttccagtcGGCAGTTTTAAGCATGACTTTTGTTCTGTGGATAATGGAGAAGTGCGACTGTGTTCTTAAGGACAAATGTAGCACCTTCTAGTCCACAGCATATGGCAACCAgaacatttctgtttgattGATGAGACTGCAGCAATACTGCCTTGGTTTGACGTGTAGTGAGAGAAGCTGCAGGGAACCCATATGGAATCTTAGGGATAAAACACTGTACCATCACCAAGGATGCAGCTGTTCAAAAGTGACAGTCCTTGGAGGTTGAAGAGAGTGCAGAAACTAAAATCACATGTCCACAAAATAGCGTTCTCcattattttagtttttctccCTGTCATTCATAGAAACAATCTATCAGAACCATGGAGGTATTCCTCAGTATTCCTAGAGGCCCATTATACATTGTGGAATTGAACAGGAACTGTTTGCAGTAGGTAGACCTTAACTTGTTGAGTGTTTGCAGTAGTAATACAGGAACAACGTCTTTGCTCATCCTTGAATCTGAAGTACATTGTAGCACAAGTGCAATGCTCAGATGAAGATTCTAAAAAGCCCTGCCAGTTGACATCTGTTTTTTACCTTCAGTGATGGATGGCATCCAGCTTCAGAGTTTTTAGTACAGACTGTTCCATAGCTGTGGATTCTGCTGAACCGCAGAGAAGTAGGGAGAGGCAAAGGCTAGAACTGGCATaaccaaaagaataaaaaacaaataatctggggttgttttttttttatacactGTTCTTACACTGTTTAGTTTTGAAGAACATACTGCTTTAGTCTTGTCTTCTCTTTTTACATGCTGAAGTATGAAGTGGCCTGAATtgaagcttttttattttaggtaGAATTTGTCATTTGTTGTAGACCAATTTTtgcctgcagctgaggagcAACAGCTGTTTCAAAAGCAACATGTAAGATCAGCACCTGTTGTAAACAGGTTCAGAACACTCTGGAATCAGTATGATGTGGCCACAAGTTTTACTTTTACTTTACTTTCAAGTTTTACTCTGAAACACTGTAGTTTATTCTTCATGTAgttctttctttttggttttcatGAACTGATGTGTCTATAAAGAAATACACCTCTACAAGTAATCTTTCTTAGGAGAATGATAAggattttcaaatttttctgtttcaaaatccTTAAGCCACAGCACTGAACTGTGAGGCCACAATGCCAGATACACAGTTAGAGCAGCAaatatatcaaaataatttagagTCTTGTGTGGATCTCACTAAGCCAGCAAGACCCGTCACCATTTGACCTAAACAATGACTACAGTTCTCTGCTTTAAAGAGATACAAGGAGGAAAGTTTAAATGCTGCTGATGTTGGAGCAGGTGTTTTTATACAGAGCTGAAAGTTTTTTGGGCATCCAGCCCTTGCTTATCTTAACTCATCACAACATTTAAATTGAAAGCAGTTGacagaaggaaacagaacaTGGCACACTTTCTAATTTATATCTAATTATATTATACATCGCTATGCAGCCGCTAAAAAACCATCAGATTGTAAGCATTTTGGCCTCAGACTACTCAGTTTTGTAATTCAGAGCAAGACTAAGAGAAGCTAGCTAGTAAACAACATGAACAACTCACAACAGGCTTAGAGCATTGCTTATCTTTGAAGTAACATATGCAGACTGAGTTTTGATTCAGCCCATGTCGCTGCAAAGacacattttgcattttgcacCTAAAAATGGCTGAGCAAGCAGCCATCTCTTTAATTCTGTGAGATTTTAGTCCATGCATACACAATAAGGAACTGATCTAATGCTTATTACACATCATGTGAAATTCTACAGCTCTGGTTAAGACCTAGGGTAAGCAGGCTAACAAACATTACATACCTTGCCCTCAAATGTAAGAATGCAGCTTGTTCTCTTAAAAGGGTAGAGGTGACTAATGCATGTTAATAGCAGGTATAGAGAAAAGGGGCAGATAATTACATGGCAGAAGACTTTATAAATActggttattttaattttgttctagAAAAATGAAGCATCACTTCAAATCAAAAAAATTGGTGTTTAAATACCTTACTGAAGAGGAGTATCGAGAACAAGGTGAAAGTGAAACGATCagagctctggaggagctgcGCTCCTTCTGCAGGAGCCCTGACTTCCCATCATGGATAGCTGTATCCAAACTCCAGGCTCCACACAGGTAAGAAAACTTGGCTTCTCTAAAACAGGAAATACATTGCACACCTAAACACATTGCAGACCTAAATGCCACTTCAGGCTCTGTTCCAGGTGTGTTTATCTTGCATGTCCCACTCAGGACCACAGCCACACCTCTCAAGGATATTACTCGCTGGTGGCattaaatttctgtttgttcCTCCCTGACCACAAATTACTCTTGGGAATTTGCAGACCTT belongs to Serinus canaria isolate serCan28SL12 chromosome 7, serCan2020, whole genome shotgun sequence and includes:
- the NEMP2 gene encoding nuclear envelope integral membrane protein 2, producing MGPAWPPRRWQRPRARPRPGLLLLLVRLALPGAAAGSGEAPPAGKNCSILQEMDVIQKQDENCYCYVQNRTIHLQYLWSTIQIKVNSRERFRFEPISEKNNCQNSETVFEFVACAVQILWKPETCTETFLSIKQYGEDICFKIQPFKIEPYVVRVKREMLDGKLLFLFVAGIFLFHFANSLSRSAKFFYLSGVILGVLALLVFVLLTLKRFIPRHSTFWILMSGSWMVSLYFIYCFKENIQWLWSEHKTYLLGYFLAVGITSFAICYQRGPLTTELSITLFTWTLQLTAFVLIYFGVTIPQVAYAVIAVSLCSKGLCYPLGAACHIARKMKHHFKSKKLVFKYLTEEEYREQGESETIRALEELRSFCRSPDFPSWIAVSKLQAPHRFAAFVLGSPHVSPAETKAHDEQYGIGSFFLEEQLFETRAQFEQEKPANSVHEEDEENENEMHTQIPFPYATELL